A genomic window from Vitis riparia cultivar Riparia Gloire de Montpellier isolate 1030 chromosome 18, EGFV_Vit.rip_1.0, whole genome shotgun sequence includes:
- the LOC117907938 gene encoding uncharacterized protein LOC117907938 — MHAKTDSEVTSLDASSPTRSPRRPVYYVQSPSRDSHDGEKTTTSFHSTPVLSPMGSPPHSHSSVGRHSRESSSSRFSGSLKPGSRKISPNDASRGGHRKGEKPWKECAVIEEEGLLEDEERQKGLPRRCYFLAFVVGFFVLFSLFSLILWGASKPQKPKITMKSITFERFVVQAGSDSTGVATDMVSMNSTVKLTFRNTATFFGVHVTSTPLDLSYSQLRVASGTIKKFYQSRKSHRSLTIVLMGDKIPLYGGGASLSTSTGTTTEPLPLKLSFMLRSRAYVLGKLVKPKFYKRIECSVNLDPKKLNVPLSLKKSCTYQ, encoded by the exons ATGCACGCCAAGACGGATTCAGAGGTCACCAGTCTGGACGCATCGTCGCCCACCAGATCTCCACGGCGGCCGGTCTACTATGTGCAGAGCCCATCACGAGACTCCCACGATGGAGAGAAGACCACGACATCCTTCCACTCCACTCCTGTGCTCAGCCCCATGGGCTCCCCTCCCCATTCCCACTCCTCCGTCGGCCGCCACTCCCGGGAGTCTTCCTCTAGCCGCTTCTCCGGCTCCTTGAAGCCCGGATCTCGCAAGATCTCCCCCAATGATGCCTCTCGGGGTGGCCATCGGAAAGGTGAAAAGCCCTGGAAGGAGTGTGCGGTGATCGAGGAAGAAGGGCTCCTTGAAGATGAAGAGCGTCAAAAAGGTCTCCCTCGCCGCTGCTATTTTCTCGCCTTTGTTGTTGGCTTTTTTGTCTTGTTCTCTCTCTTCTCCTTGATTTTATGGGGTGCGAGTAAGCCCCAGAAGCCCAAGATCACTATGAAG AGCATCACATTCGAGAGATTCGTCGTTCAAGCCGGTTCTGATTCTACAGGGGTGGCTACTGACATGGTGTCCATGAACTCCACCGTCAAACTCACATTTCGAAACACTGCAACATTCTTCGGTGTACATGTAACATCGACGCCTCTAGATCTATCCTACTCCCAACTCAGGGTGGCCTCCGGAACC ATAAAGAAGTTCTATCAATCGAGAAAGAGCCACCGATCACTAACAATAGTACTGATGGGTGATAAAATTCCACTCTACGGAGGTGGAGCGAGTTTGAGTACTTCCACCGGCACAACCACCGAACCATTGCCTCTAAAATTGAGCTTCATGCTTCGATCCAGAGCTTACGTTCTAGGGAAACTGGTGAAACCAAAGTTCTATAAAAGAATCGAATGCTCAGTAAATTTGGATCCGAAAAAGCTTAATGTCCCGCTATCACTCAAGAAATCATGCACATACCAATAG
- the LOC117906160 gene encoding subtilisin-like protease SBT3, whose protein sequence is MATHIPLYVWLLLIPISHLVSTLAQLDTYIVHMDLSAMPKAFSGHHSWYMATLASVSDNTAATANPYSSSYSSKLIYSYSNVIHGFSAILSPSEHEALKSFPGYISSFRDLPVKADTTHSAKFLGLNSNSGAWPVSNYGKDVIIGLVDTGIWPESESFNDDGMTEIPSRWKGACESGTQFNSSMCNKKLIGARFFNKGLIAKHPNVSISMNSTRDTDGHGTHTSTTAAGNYVEGASYFGYGSGTASGMAPRARVAMYKALWDVGAVASDIIAAIDQAIIDGVDVMSLSLGLDGVLLYEDPIAIATFAALENDIFVATSAGNEGPFLGTLHNGIPWVLTVAASTMDRQFSGIVTLGNGVSVIGSSLYPANSSFSQIPIVFMGSCEDLTELKKVGFKIIVCQDQNDSLSIQVDNANTARVAGGVFITDYPDIEFFMQSSFPATFVDPENGKVVMDYIKTSSEPKASIEFSKTILGAKRAPRMATYSSRGPSPSCPVVLKPDLTAPGALILASWPKINPVADVNSRLFYSEFNLLSGTSMSCPHAAGIGALLKGAHPEWSPAAIRSAMMTTSDSLDNTLNPIKGIGDDNQPASPLAMGSGHINPNKALDPGLIYDVNLEDHINLLCALNYSTKQIQIITRSSSYTCSDPSLDLNYPSFIAFFDANDSGSDSKTVQEFRRTVTNVGEAMSTYNAKLTGMDGFQVSVVPDKLVFKDKYQKLSYKLRIEGPSLMKETVAFGSLSWVDVEAKHVVRSPIVATRLSLVAP, encoded by the coding sequence ATGGCTACCCATATTCCTTTGTATGTGTGGCTCCTCCTTATCCCTATCTCACACCTCGTTTCCACATTGGCACAGTTGGACACTTACATTGTCCACATGGACCTATCAGCCATGCCTAAAGCTTTCTCCGGCCATCATAGCTGGTACATGGCCACCCTTGCGTCTGTGTCAGATAATACCGCTGCCACTGCTAACCCTTACTCCTCTTCCTACTCTTCTAAACTTATATACAGCTATAGTAATGTAATCCATGGTTTTAGTGCAATCCTTTCCCCTTCAGAGCATGAGGCCCTGAAAAGCTTCCCGGGCTATATTTCTTCATTTCGAGATCTTCCTGTTAAAGCTGATACAACTCATTCTGCCAAATTTCTTGGCCTGAATTCCAACTCCGGAGCGTGGCCCGTGTCAAACTATGGCAAAGATGTCATAATCGGGTTGGTGGACACTGGAATTTGGCCAGAGAGTGAAAGCTTTAACGATGATGGAATGACCGAAATTCCATCTAGATGGAAAGGAGCATGCGAGAGCGGCACCCAGTTCAATTCTTCAATGTGCAACAAGAAGCTGATTGGAGCTCGGTTCTTCAACAAAGGTCTAATTGCCAAACATCCCAATGTGTCCATCTCAATGAATTCAACCCGTGACACCGATGGCCATGGGACCCATACGTCAACAACAGCAGCCGGAAATTATGTAGAGGGTGCGTCGTACTTCGGCTATGGCTCAGGAACCGCTAGCGGCATGGCTCCCCGAGCTCGTGTGGCCATGTACAAGGCCCTGTGGGACGTGGGTGCCGTCGCATCTGATATTATTGCTGCAATTGATCAGGCAATCATAGATGGGGTTGACGTCATGTCCTTGTCACTGGGCTTAGACGGAGTTCTGTTGTATGAAGATCCCATTGCCATAGCCACATTTGCAGCCTTGGAGAACGATATCTTCGTAGCTACGTCAGCAGGAAACGAGGGGCCTTTTCTTGGAACCTTACACAACGGAATTCCTTGGGTTCTAACCGTTGCTGCCAGCACCATGGACCGCCAATTCAGCGGGATTGTGACCCTCGGGAATGGAGTTTCAGTCATCGGTTCCTCTCTCTATCCTGCAAATTCATCTTTCAGCCAAATCCCAATTGTTTTCATGGGTTCATGCGAGGATTTGACGGAATTGAAGAAAGTTGGCTTTAAGATTATTGTGTGCCAGGACCAGAATGACTCCTTAAGCATCCAAGTTGATAATGCCAACACTGCGAGAGTGGCGGGAGGAGTCTTCATAACAGATTACCCCGACATAGAATTCTTCATGCAAAGCTCTTTTCCAGCCACTTTTGTCGATCCTGAAAACGGTAAAGTTGTTATGGACTACATAAAGACTAGCTCTGAGCCAAAAGCAAGTatagaattttcaaaaacaattcttggTGCCAAACGCGCACCAAGAATGGCTACCTACAGCTCCAGAGGGCCGTCTCCAAGCTGCCCAGTGGTCTTGAAGCCCGACCTTACTGCCCCCGGTGCATTAATCTTGGCGTCATGGCCAAAAATTAACCCAGTGGCTGATGTGAATTCGCGGTTATTTTATAGTGAATTCAATCTATTGTCGGGGACATCTATGTCGTGCCCCCATGCAGCAGGAATAGGGGCACTTCTGAAGGGTGCACACCCTGAATGGAGCCCCGCAGCCATCCGGTCAGCCATGATGACCACTTCTGATTCACTGGATAATACACTCAACCCCATCAAAGGCATTGGCGACGATAACCAACCAGCCAGTCCCCTAGCCATGGGATCTGGCCATATCAATCCCAACAAGGCTCTTGACCCAGGACTCATCTATGACGTGAATCTTGAAGACCATATAAATCTCCTCTGTGCATTGAATTACTCCACCAAGCAAATACAAATTATCACAAGGTCATCTTCCTACACTTGCTCCGACCCCTCCTTGGATCTCAACTACCCGTCTTTCATTGCCTTCTTTGATGCAAATGATTCCGGATCAGATTCTAAAACCGTGCAAGAATTTAGAAGAACAGTGACTAACGTCGGGGAAGCAATGTCGACTTACAACGCTAAGCTGACAGGCATGGACGGATTTCAGGTGAGCGTGGTGCCTGACAAATTGGTTTTCAAAGACAAGTACCAGAAGCTAAGCTACAAGCTGAGGATAGAAGGCCCCAGTCTGATGAAAGAGACGGTAGCCTTCGGTTCACTGAGCTGGGTGGATGTTGAAGCTAAACATGTGGTCAGAAGCCCCATAGTGGCCACAAGGCTGAGCTTAGTAGCTCCGTGA
- the LOC117907512 gene encoding subtilisin-like protease SBT3, with translation MRCESFDKVVHRLHLILLTWILLTIQARSMSGERSTYIIHMDKSVMPKVFATHHHWYSSILHAIKTDTPTTSAGLQSTARLIYTYDHALHGFSALLSSQELESLRESPGFVSAYRDRAVTLDTTHTFEFLKLNPVTGLWPASDYGEDVIVGVIDSGVWPESPSFKDDGMTQIPARWKGTCEEGEEFDSSMCNRKLIGARSFIKGLIAANPGVHVTMNSPRDTFGHGTHTSSTVAGNYVEGASYFGYATGTARGVAPRARVAMYKVAGEEGLTSDVIAGIDQAIADGVDVISISMGFDYVPLYEDPIAIASFAAMEKGVLVSCSAGNAGALPLGTLHNGIPWILTVAAGTIDRSFTGTLTLGNGLTITGWTMFPASAVVQNLPLIYDKTLSACNSSELLSGAPYGIIICHNTGYISGQLRAISESEVDAAIFISDDPKLFELGGLDWPGVVISPKDAPALIDYAKTGNKPRATMTFQQTIVNTKPAPAVAFYTSRGPSPSCPTILKPDVMAPGSLVLAAWVPNSETARIGTGLSLSSDYTMVSGTSMACPHASGVAALLRGAHPEWSVAAIRSAIVTTANPYDNTFNHIRDNGLNFTIASPLAMGAGQIDPNGALDPGLIYDATPQDYVNLLCSMNFTKKQILTITRSNTYTCPKTSPDLNYPSFIALYSQNDNKSTTVVQKFQRTVTNVGDGTATYHATVIAPRGSKVTVSPTTLVFEKKYEKQSYTMSIKYKSDKDGKISFGWLTWIEDDGKHTVRSPIVVSPLVVNH, from the coding sequence ATGAGGTGTGAATCGTTTGATAAGGTGGTTCATCGTCTCCACTTGATCCTCCTGACATGGATTTTGTTGACTATTCAAGCTAGATCAATGTCAGGAGAGAGGTCTACGTATATCATCCACATGGACAAGTCTGTGATGCCCAAGGTTTTCGCAACCCATCACCACTGGTACTCCTCCATCCTTCATGCTATAAAGACTGACACTCCCACAACATCCGCCGGCCTTCAGTCCACTGCCCGGCTTATCTATACTTATGATCACGCTCTCCATGGCTTCAGCGCTCTTCTATCTTCACAAGAGTTGGAGAGTTTACGTGAATCCCCAGGGTTCGTTTCAGCTTACCGTGACAGGGCAGTCACACTTGACACCACCCACACTTTCGAATTTCTCAAACTCAACCCTGTCACTGGTCTATGGCCTGCATCGGACTATGGCGAAGACGTCATCGTTGGCGTTATTGACAGCGGTGTCTGGCCGGAGAGCCCCAGCTTCAAAGATGACGGTATGACCCAAATTCCTGCAAGGTGGAAGGGTACATGTGAGGAAGGTGAAGAGTTCGATTCTTCCATGTGTAACCGAAAGCTCATTGGAGCTAGATCATTCATTAAGGGTCTGATAGCGGCAAATCCTGGCGTTCACGTAACAATGAACTCGCCTAGGGACACATTTGGGCATGGGACTCATACTTCATCCACCGTTGCTGGGAATTACGTGGAAGGTGCATCCTACTTTGGTTATGCCACGGGAACTGCAAGAGGGGTTGCGCCCAGAGCCAGGGTGGCCATGTATAAGGTCGCCGGCGAAGAAGGGCTCACTTCTGATGTAATCGCTGGTATTGATCAAGCCATCGCTGATGGCGTTGATGTGATTTCTATTTCCATGGGATTTGATTATGTGCCATTGTATGAAGATCCAATAGCTATAGCTTCATTTGCTGCTATGGAGAAGGGCGTATTAGTTTCATGTTCTGCAGGGAATGCTGGCGCACTTCCTCTTGGGACATTACATAATGGAATCCCATGGATCTTGACAGTCGCAGCCGGTACTATAGACCGTTCATTCACTGGAACTTTGACTCTTGGAAATGGGTTAACCATTACTGGATGGACCATGTTTCCTGCAAGTGCTGTTGTTCAAAACCTTCCTCTTATTTACGACAAGACTTTATCTGCGTGCAATTCATCAGAGTTGTTATCTGGCGCACCTTATGGCATCATCATATGCCACAACACCGGATATATCTCTGGTCAATTGCGTGCGATCTCTGAGTCAGAAGTTGATGCTGCTATATTTATTTCCGATGATCCCAAATTATTCGAGTTGGGCGGTCTAGACTGGCCTGGCGTGGTGATTAGCCCGAAAGATGCGCCGGCTCTGATTGATTATGCAAAAACTGGTAATAAACCAAGAGCCACCATGACATTCCAACAGACCATTGTGAATACAAAACCTGCGCCTGCAGTTGCTTTTTACACGTCAAGAGGTCCTTCACCCAGCTGTCCTACCATCTTGAAGCCGGACGTAATGGCACCTGGGTCACTGGTTTTGGCTGCTTGGGTTCCAAATAGTGAGACAGCAAGAATTGGGACAGGTTTGTCCTTGTCCAGTGACTACACCATGGTCTCCGGCACATCCATGGCTTGTCCGCATGCGTCTGGTGTGGCTGCGCTCCTCAGAGGTGCACACCCGGAGTGGAGTGTAGCAGCTATCCGGTCAGCCATTGTGACCACAGCAAACCCATATGATAACACTTTTAATCATATTCGGGACAACGGTTTGAATTTCACAATTGCTTCTCCTCTGGCAATGGGAGCTGGCCAAATTGATCCAAATGGAGCACTTGACCCAGGTCTAATATACGATGCAACCCCACAAGACTACGTCAACCTCCTCTGCTCCATGAACTTCACCAAAAAGCAAATCTTAACCATTACTAGATCAAACACTTACACTTGCCCCAAAACTTCTCCAGACTTGAATTACCCATCATTCATTGCTCTGTACAGCCAAAACGACAACAAATCAACAACAGTGGTTCAGAAATTTCAAAGAACTGTAACGAATGTAGGAGATGGCACAGCAACTTATCACGCTACAGTGATAGCTCCTAGAGGCTCCAAGGTCACAGTCTCACCGACGACTCTAGTCTTTGAGAAGAAGTATGAGAAGCAGAGTTACACTATGAGTATAAAGTATAAGAGCGACAAGGACGGGAAGATTTCCTTTGGTTGGTTGACATGGATCGAAGACGATGGAAAACACACAGTGAGGAGCCCGATAGTGGTTTCACCGCTGGTGGTGAACCACTGA